ATatgcatattcttttttttttaaaacaagaccTCCTGGTCACAACAGATTTCGAaaattggaaagaaataattataAGAAATACAGTTTTTCTATAGGCCTTCTATAACCTACGGTAAGAccttaaaaatatttgataagcTTTTACAACCACTGGTGAGATACCACTGATTCTGGATGTATCTACCATAATACCACTTGCTACATTTGTAACTGAATTCGGCTTCCTTTAAACAAAACGCTAATAAGGAGTCTTatgtaacaaaaagtaaaatcacaaaaatactgaactccgaggaacaATTAAAAACTGGCAAAATCACAAGATAAAActcaccaaacgaatggataacaactgtcatatttctgacttggtacaggcaatttcttatgtagaaaattgtggattgaacctggttttaaagctagctaaacctcttacttgtatgatagtcgcatcaaatttcattatattgacaacgatgcgtgaaccaaaacaaacaaacatattagttaaaaatatcaaaatagaggtacagcagtcaatattgcaGTTAACAAAACGAGACTTGGAtataaaattataaccctggtatatttttgtttttttttactaccaGTGGGTCGATGCgagcaaggaggttatattagaaggagagtgaacactctgcttgacacaaaattaacaaaacGCGTGATATAGACGACCGTTATATTAATGGTAAATTGACAATTGGCTGTTACTATTTTAATGATACTACAAGTGGGATTTAGCTTCTCCAAAGGTTGTTGTCGCGTGTCCATTATGATTGGTAGATTCGAATTTCATTAACTGTGAAAAGCAGCTTAATCATAATCAGAACGAActcaaaataaatttatgaagTTCTGCACAGTTGGTCGATCGGAAGGCTGACGAAAAGTCGTAAACAATGAAATCGCAATCAAACCATACACAAACgtgtattttttttcagtaaatattttattatataattcttATTAACGATAGAAAGCAAAAATATTTCGAATTAAACCAAAAGAAAAGGTATCATAAACCTTTCTTTGGAAATTCTATCATTCTGGTTTTATATGAACAAAATctatttttccttttattttatcAGCAAGATGGACGAGTTTTCACCCGGAACATTGGAGTGTCATCGATGTTTCCGAATGGCTTGAATATGTTTGTAAACTTCATAGAATACCACGTGATCATATTAAAGATCTCCAAGAAGCATTTGAAAATGTAGACGGAAAAATTCTAGTCACTTTAAACCTGGAAGACTTTCAACTTAAGACGGGAAACTATGGTGAAATGTTACATAATGTCTTCAAAGATATGTGTTCTAATGGTAAGTTATTCTTTTTACCTCTGCGTCCATCAAAAGTTCAACATAAGCAACACTCTGTGTCAGTTAACCTGTTGTTAGAACAATACTATGGCCAATATAAtctatacattgtacatgtatctttattATGTAAGTTGCTATCCTATTCAGTAGAATAACGTCacttataataaattatatatgtatactatataaccctaaccctaacctttttcacatttttggtctttaggaaaatgttttttgtgttgtttacAAACCCCTCTATAGACATTAATCTtagttttgatatttaatttcagttcTGGTTTCAAAATATCCAGCAATTGACGAAATTGATACTCCAAAGAATTTGAAGGAGGAATGCTCAAATCTTCCGTCTAAAGAAAGTAAGTTCGATTGCTTCATGTAATAATTTGATATTGCCCATTCTCAAATTATTTAGGTTACTATTATAGATGAGTTTCTATTGAGGatatttaaactttgtttaagAAACATCGGCAGTGATAGCCTTTACTTATGTATATGAATTGATGCTTTTCCGTTCAgttcaaaaaaaggaaaatttaacacgaaaagtccataatcaaatggcaaaatcaaaaacttaaacacatcaaacgaatggataacaactgtcatatttctgcaTTGGTACacgcattttattatgtagaaaatggtggattgaacatggttttaaagCTAGTCAAACCTCTAACCTGTATGAcattcgcataaaattccattatattgacagcgatgtgtgaacaaaaaaaaaccagacataattggtaaaaatgtcGAAAAAAAGGGATATACTagtcaacgttgtgttataatcttaatcactaagtATGTAACTAATAAACCCCAAAAAGCATTCAGACAAATATCAATATTGTATATGGAATACCTATGATTTATTAAAATGATCGTAAACTTGGTGCGTTTTAAAATTTGCCACATTTGACTTAGAATTAGAGTATTGTGTGTAAATGTATAACATAAAATACCTCCACGTACATGGTAAAAGAACAGCAAAAAAACAGAAACTCTATTGGAACAAAGTGAAGTACgaatattaattattttgctaTTATCTAGACCTAAATGGGACGATCGAACTTTAtttttcaatcataatttcttgAACTATTGAAgttttgatgtattttattttcCTTAATGTTAGATCAACCTGCACTTCAGCTTGGAAAAGCAATATTAAATCCACAACATCACAGCAAGTGGAGCTCAAAAGAAGTTGGAGAGGTTCTGCAACATTTATGTGGGAAACACAAGATTCCAAACGATAGAACATTACAAATAGTTAAGCAGTTTGTCGGAGTTACGGGGATACAGCTGAAGAAAATGAGTAGACAAGAATTCCGGGAAAAGGCAATGACTGATGGAGATTTATTATTTCATGGATTGAGTCAACTATTTGATATTAGTACACAATAAAATCAAGTCCAATATATATCGTATTTGCTTTCTAGAGAAGCATTTTCAAACATTTCGGAACATTTGATTGAAATAACATGATTTACcgttaaaatacagaaataaattgAATTTCATCAAACCAAAATTAAATGAGATGGAACaaagaaaagaagaaattaacaATTCTtgctatataaataaaaaaaaaaaaccaaattgaaataaaaatgattgaAACAGATATTAGGAAGATAGAAAAAAAAGCTTGAAAAACATTTAGATAAAACACCAGAGTAACAGAAACAACAATTCATAAACCGATTTCTGTTGACTATATTTTTTACAACGGCTTGTAATAAGGAAAATGTGAAAATATCGTAACGAGTTTGATACTTTTACACTTTTTAATTGTCATTAAAAATCTGAATTCCACTAACAGAAAATCTGAAGTTTTCAATTCATAATTAAATCAAGTCAACTTCTTTTATTGAAACT
Above is a window of Mytilus galloprovincialis chromosome 7, xbMytGall1.hap1.1, whole genome shotgun sequence DNA encoding:
- the LOC143082900 gene encoding uncharacterized protein LOC143082900 translates to MLHNVFKDMCSNVLVSKYPAIDEIDTPKNLKEECSNLPSKENQPALQLGKAILNPQHHSKWSSKEVGEVLQHLCGKHKIPNDRTLQIVKQFVGVTGIQLKKMSRQEFREKAMTDGDLLFHGLSQLFDISTQ